The following coding sequences are from one Rutidosis leptorrhynchoides isolate AG116_Rl617_1_P2 chromosome 11, CSIRO_AGI_Rlap_v1, whole genome shotgun sequence window:
- the LOC139877677 gene encoding uncharacterized protein isoform X2 — translation MKMENSNKTPSAKDLLRRIIELEEREAHIKQEISKRMTQRPKLNHQIAINDEKVVPLSIKLTETRCLNILQSMGQSIFIYDVHHQIIFWNRCAEHDFGYTSAECIGRTPTELLVEPESAHISYNITERTVKGESWYGSFPIKKKSGESFLAVCANTPYRDASNRLIGAMSISSDTRPYQVMKVGPTVTQPMRTASARFGFDHQQPSQSSFASKISNLASKVKLKMKIEENYTDNEDHLDITLDSEGNTPRGHIAPSPFGVFISINTEESLNKNKRWIHNVLSSKADAWMSKKGKVWPLIANERKDESLGWHRFNVNQAHQQGPQMSSSASAKVNCQLCVLNNSGSNKIQTSGLWPSTNRISRISCLSSSKSNAILNVKNEKDNLDYEIMWEDLITKQQIGEGSCGTVYQGLWYGSDVAIKIFEHQELSYDMLVSFKQEVSLMKRLRHPNILLFMGAVTSLQHPLDVYLEYFGEIQPA, via the exons ATGAAAATGGAGAACAGCAACAAAACACCATCAGCCAAGGACTTGTTAAGAAGGATCATCGAGCTCGAAGAACGCGAAGCTCACATCAAACAAGAAATATCAAAACGCATGACCCAACGCCCAAAACTTAACCACCAAATAGCCATCAATGATGAAAAGGTGGTGCCTTTATCAATAAAGCTCACTGAAACTCGGTGTTTAAATATACTGCAGTCAATGGgtcaatctatatttatatatgacgTGCATCATCAGATAATCTTTTG GAACCGATGTGCAGAACATGATTTTGGGTATACATCTGCCGAATGTATTGGGAGAACTCCAACGGAACTTTTAGTAGAACCTGAATCTgcccata TATCTTATAACATAACTGAACGAACAGTGAAAGGAGAGAGTTGGTATGGGTCGTTTCCTATAAAGAAAAAGAGTGGAGAAAGCTTTTTGGCTGTATGTGCTAATACGCCATATCGTGATGCAAGTAATAGACTAATTGGGGCAATGAGTATATCAAGTGATACACGTCCGTATCAAGTTATGAAAGTAGGTCCGACCGTTACTCAACCCATGAGGACTGCTTCTGCTAGATTTGGGTTTGATCATCAACAACCTTCTCAGTCTTCATTTGCCTCAAAGATATCCAATTTG GCATCAAAGGTGAAGTTGAAAATGAAGATAGAAGAGAACTACACAGATAATGAAGATCATTTAGACATTACTCTTGATAGTGAGGGAAACACACCGAGGGGACATATTGCTCCATCCCCATTTGGAGTATTTATTTCCATAAATACAGAGGAGTCTTTGAACAAAAACAAACGTTGGATCCACAATGTTTTGTCTTCAAAAGCTGATGCATGGATGAGTAAAAAGGGAAAGGTATGGCCATTGATAGCAAACGAAAGAAAAGACGAATCCCTTGGTTGGCATCGGTTTAATGTAAATCAAGCACACCAGCAAGGTCCACAAATGAGTTCCAGTGCTTCTGCAAAAGTAAACTGTCAGCTTTGTGTACTTAATAATTCCGGCAGTAATAAGATCCAGACTTCAGGTTTGTGGCCTTCAACGAATCGTATTAGTAGAATAAGTTGTTTAAGCAGCAGCAAAAGTAATGCCATCCTCAATGTCAAAAATGAGAAAGATAACCTTGATTATGAGATCATGTGGGAGGACTTAATAACTAAACAACAGATCGGAGAAG GTTCATGCGGAACTGTATATCAAGGACTGTGGTATGGATCA GATGTGGCGATCAAGATCTTTGAACATCAGGAACTTTCATATGATATGCTGGTTTCGTTTAAGCAGGag GTATCTCTAATGAAGAGGCTTCGACATCCAAATATATTGCTTTTTATGGGGGCCGTAACTTCACTTCAACATCCAT TGGATGTTTATTTGGAATACTTCGGAGAAATACAACCAGCTTAG
- the LOC139877677 gene encoding uncharacterized protein isoform X3 translates to MLLCRNRCAEHDFGYTSAECIGRTPTELLVEPESAHISYNITERTVKGESWYGSFPIKKKSGESFLAVCANTPYRDASNRLIGAMSISSDTRPYQVMKVGPTVTQPMRTASARFGFDHQQPSQSSFASKISNLASKVKLKMKIEENYTDNEDHLDITLDSEGNTPRGHIAPSPFGVFISINTEESLNKNKRWIHNVLSSKADAWMSKKGKVWPLIANERKDESLGWHRFNVNQAHQQGPQMSSSASAKVNCQLCVLNNSGSNKIQTSGLWPSTNRISRISCLSSSKSNAILNVKNEKDNLDYEIMWEDLITKQQIGEGSCGTVYQGLWYGSDVAIKIFEHQELSYDMLVSFKQEVSLMKRLRHPNILLFMGAVTSLQHPCIVTEFLPRGCLFGILRRNTTSLDWKRRLRMAIDIARGMNYLHLCQPPIIHRDLKSSNLLIDKNWTVKVGDFGLSRIKHQISMNTKTGKGTPQWMAPEILRNGKADEKSDVYSYGVVLWEIITEKIPWGDLDPVQVIGAVGFMNKRLEIPKDVDPLWDSLIESCWHSEPQSRPTFQEILHRLKELQKKLAVERRR, encoded by the exons atgttattgtGCAGGAACCGATGTGCAGAACATGATTTTGGGTATACATCTGCCGAATGTATTGGGAGAACTCCAACGGAACTTTTAGTAGAACCTGAATCTgcccata TATCTTATAACATAACTGAACGAACAGTGAAAGGAGAGAGTTGGTATGGGTCGTTTCCTATAAAGAAAAAGAGTGGAGAAAGCTTTTTGGCTGTATGTGCTAATACGCCATATCGTGATGCAAGTAATAGACTAATTGGGGCAATGAGTATATCAAGTGATACACGTCCGTATCAAGTTATGAAAGTAGGTCCGACCGTTACTCAACCCATGAGGACTGCTTCTGCTAGATTTGGGTTTGATCATCAACAACCTTCTCAGTCTTCATTTGCCTCAAAGATATCCAATTTG GCATCAAAGGTGAAGTTGAAAATGAAGATAGAAGAGAACTACACAGATAATGAAGATCATTTAGACATTACTCTTGATAGTGAGGGAAACACACCGAGGGGACATATTGCTCCATCCCCATTTGGAGTATTTATTTCCATAAATACAGAGGAGTCTTTGAACAAAAACAAACGTTGGATCCACAATGTTTTGTCTTCAAAAGCTGATGCATGGATGAGTAAAAAGGGAAAGGTATGGCCATTGATAGCAAACGAAAGAAAAGACGAATCCCTTGGTTGGCATCGGTTTAATGTAAATCAAGCACACCAGCAAGGTCCACAAATGAGTTCCAGTGCTTCTGCAAAAGTAAACTGTCAGCTTTGTGTACTTAATAATTCCGGCAGTAATAAGATCCAGACTTCAGGTTTGTGGCCTTCAACGAATCGTATTAGTAGAATAAGTTGTTTAAGCAGCAGCAAAAGTAATGCCATCCTCAATGTCAAAAATGAGAAAGATAACCTTGATTATGAGATCATGTGGGAGGACTTAATAACTAAACAACAGATCGGAGAAG GTTCATGCGGAACTGTATATCAAGGACTGTGGTATGGATCA GATGTGGCGATCAAGATCTTTGAACATCAGGAACTTTCATATGATATGCTGGTTTCGTTTAAGCAGGag GTATCTCTAATGAAGAGGCTTCGACATCCAAATATATTGCTTTTTATGGGGGCCGTAACTTCACTTCAACATCCATGTATTGTCACAGAGTTTCTTCCCCG TGGATGTTTATTTGGAATACTTCGGAGAAATACAACCAGCTTAGATTGGAAACGGCGTCTTCGCATGGCCATAGACATT GCTCGAGGCATGAATTATCTTCATCTTTGCCAACCGCCTATCATTCATCGTGATTTGAAGTCTTCAAATCTTCTCATCGACAAGAATTGGACCGTGAAG GTAGGTGACTTTGGACTCTCACGTATCAAGCATCAAATCTCCATGAATACAAAGACGGGAAAAGGAACG CCTCAATGGATGGCTCCTGAAATTCTTCGTAATGGGAAAGCAGATGAAAA GTCTGATGTGTACAGCTATGGTGTGGTACTGTGGGAAATTATCACAGAAAAGATCCCTTGGGGTGATCTTGACCCGGTGCAG GTTATTGGAGCCGTAGGATTTATGAATAAAAGACTGGAGATTCCAAAAGATGTGGATCCACTGTGGGATTCGCTTATTGAAAGCTGTTGGCACAG TGAGCCACAATCGCGACCAACATTCCAAGAAATACTGCATAGGCTGAAAGAATTGCAAAAGAAGTTAGCAGTTGAACGCAGGCGATAA
- the LOC139877677 gene encoding uncharacterized protein isoform X1 has product MKMENSNKTPSAKDLLRRIIELEEREAHIKQEISKRMTQRPKLNHQIAINDEKVVPLSIKLTETRCLNILQSMGQSIFIYDVHHQIIFWNRCAEHDFGYTSAECIGRTPTELLVEPESAHISYNITERTVKGESWYGSFPIKKKSGESFLAVCANTPYRDASNRLIGAMSISSDTRPYQVMKVGPTVTQPMRTASARFGFDHQQPSQSSFASKISNLASKVKLKMKIEENYTDNEDHLDITLDSEGNTPRGHIAPSPFGVFISINTEESLNKNKRWIHNVLSSKADAWMSKKGKVWPLIANERKDESLGWHRFNVNQAHQQGPQMSSSASAKVNCQLCVLNNSGSNKIQTSGLWPSTNRISRISCLSSSKSNAILNVKNEKDNLDYEIMWEDLITKQQIGEGSCGTVYQGLWYGSDVAIKIFEHQELSYDMLVSFKQEVSLMKRLRHPNILLFMGAVTSLQHPCIVTEFLPRGCLFGILRRNTTSLDWKRRLRMAIDIARGMNYLHLCQPPIIHRDLKSSNLLIDKNWTVKVGDFGLSRIKHQISMNTKTGKGTPQWMAPEILRNGKADEKSDVYSYGVVLWEIITEKIPWGDLDPVQVIGAVGFMNKRLEIPKDVDPLWDSLIESCWHSEPQSRPTFQEILHRLKELQKKLAVERRR; this is encoded by the exons ATGAAAATGGAGAACAGCAACAAAACACCATCAGCCAAGGACTTGTTAAGAAGGATCATCGAGCTCGAAGAACGCGAAGCTCACATCAAACAAGAAATATCAAAACGCATGACCCAACGCCCAAAACTTAACCACCAAATAGCCATCAATGATGAAAAGGTGGTGCCTTTATCAATAAAGCTCACTGAAACTCGGTGTTTAAATATACTGCAGTCAATGGgtcaatctatatttatatatgacgTGCATCATCAGATAATCTTTTG GAACCGATGTGCAGAACATGATTTTGGGTATACATCTGCCGAATGTATTGGGAGAACTCCAACGGAACTTTTAGTAGAACCTGAATCTgcccata TATCTTATAACATAACTGAACGAACAGTGAAAGGAGAGAGTTGGTATGGGTCGTTTCCTATAAAGAAAAAGAGTGGAGAAAGCTTTTTGGCTGTATGTGCTAATACGCCATATCGTGATGCAAGTAATAGACTAATTGGGGCAATGAGTATATCAAGTGATACACGTCCGTATCAAGTTATGAAAGTAGGTCCGACCGTTACTCAACCCATGAGGACTGCTTCTGCTAGATTTGGGTTTGATCATCAACAACCTTCTCAGTCTTCATTTGCCTCAAAGATATCCAATTTG GCATCAAAGGTGAAGTTGAAAATGAAGATAGAAGAGAACTACACAGATAATGAAGATCATTTAGACATTACTCTTGATAGTGAGGGAAACACACCGAGGGGACATATTGCTCCATCCCCATTTGGAGTATTTATTTCCATAAATACAGAGGAGTCTTTGAACAAAAACAAACGTTGGATCCACAATGTTTTGTCTTCAAAAGCTGATGCATGGATGAGTAAAAAGGGAAAGGTATGGCCATTGATAGCAAACGAAAGAAAAGACGAATCCCTTGGTTGGCATCGGTTTAATGTAAATCAAGCACACCAGCAAGGTCCACAAATGAGTTCCAGTGCTTCTGCAAAAGTAAACTGTCAGCTTTGTGTACTTAATAATTCCGGCAGTAATAAGATCCAGACTTCAGGTTTGTGGCCTTCAACGAATCGTATTAGTAGAATAAGTTGTTTAAGCAGCAGCAAAAGTAATGCCATCCTCAATGTCAAAAATGAGAAAGATAACCTTGATTATGAGATCATGTGGGAGGACTTAATAACTAAACAACAGATCGGAGAAG GTTCATGCGGAACTGTATATCAAGGACTGTGGTATGGATCA GATGTGGCGATCAAGATCTTTGAACATCAGGAACTTTCATATGATATGCTGGTTTCGTTTAAGCAGGag GTATCTCTAATGAAGAGGCTTCGACATCCAAATATATTGCTTTTTATGGGGGCCGTAACTTCACTTCAACATCCATGTATTGTCACAGAGTTTCTTCCCCG TGGATGTTTATTTGGAATACTTCGGAGAAATACAACCAGCTTAGATTGGAAACGGCGTCTTCGCATGGCCATAGACATT GCTCGAGGCATGAATTATCTTCATCTTTGCCAACCGCCTATCATTCATCGTGATTTGAAGTCTTCAAATCTTCTCATCGACAAGAATTGGACCGTGAAG GTAGGTGACTTTGGACTCTCACGTATCAAGCATCAAATCTCCATGAATACAAAGACGGGAAAAGGAACG CCTCAATGGATGGCTCCTGAAATTCTTCGTAATGGGAAAGCAGATGAAAA GTCTGATGTGTACAGCTATGGTGTGGTACTGTGGGAAATTATCACAGAAAAGATCCCTTGGGGTGATCTTGACCCGGTGCAG GTTATTGGAGCCGTAGGATTTATGAATAAAAGACTGGAGATTCCAAAAGATGTGGATCCACTGTGGGATTCGCTTATTGAAAGCTGTTGGCACAG TGAGCCACAATCGCGACCAACATTCCAAGAAATACTGCATAGGCTGAAAGAATTGCAAAAGAAGTTAGCAGTTGAACGCAGGCGATAA